cccacacccAGAGGCCTGGTTGAAACCAGCATTCCTGGGAGGAGGCTGGAGCCCTGTCTCCCAAGGCCAGAGGGTGGGGATGAGGTGTGCTGACTGTCTGGTGAGAGACACAGAGGCAAAGGTCAAGGCTTTGCAAACAAGGcgctgggggggggaggggggcctggGTGAGGGAACACGCAAACCCCATAAAAACTTGCTCTGGGTGAGGGGAGCCGCCCCGTGGGCTGTAGATGTTGacgctggaggtggggagggtaCAGAGCAGGGCCCCGTGACCAGAGCCTTCTGAGTTCACTTGTCCTGGTTTGCTTCCACTGGTCACCCGATGCTGATGATAATAACTAGGTAAGAAGGCCTAGGTTTTCCAGGATGGGCAGTTCCTAAAGCCATGACACTGATGGAAATCCAAGGCCCTTGAAAGTGAGTTTGAAATCCTCCCAACTCAGCTCTAACGGGAAGTAAGCCAGGAGCACGGGTGCtaagtcagaacacacacaagtAGGAGGAGAAAATACAATCAACCAAAAACTCCCCCAGCCTCACAGTCTCCAAGCCAGTGGTGTTCTGtcctcttccatttcttctcAAGTTCTGTAGCCACTTTTGTGactttctccctgtttttccGAGACTCCCATAGATATGAATTGAAAGTAGATCTCCTCTTACCTCCCTCCTCTAGTTAAAATTTAGGGATAAGTACAGGCAAATCACATGGTTCTCCTGCAAACTCCACTTCCCCAAAGCCACTGGCTGACGAGCTCTTACCATCGTTTTGCTCTTCCACGAAGTTCTCAAACTCGTTCCTTTGTTCCTCGTAATGTTCTCTCCATAGCTCATCCGCCTGCAGCTTCTGCCTGTTCTccgctgggggaggggaagaggtgaGAGTTGCCCCCAAGAATAGGGGCAGCCGCACACATTTAAGGGGACACTAATCATTCTGCCTGAGAAACTTAATCAGGTGCAAAAGGGGCTGTTTGTGAGGGGCTAAGAGTGGGGCTTCACTGAAATGGTTCACTCCTGACACAGACTTTAAAACCTGAGGGACCTGGGGGAGTGTCCCATCCAACTGCCTCGTTTTGTGAGTGAGAGGACAGACCCCCAAAAGGTGAAGCCATTTAGCTCCAGGTGCAAAATGAATGGTGTATCCAAGCATGCTGGTCCTCTTAGAAGCTAGGAATTTGATGATAGAAATGAATTCTATGAGGGAATAATCCAACTTAATTTCACATTAATTAACCTGCAAGTCCATTCAGCATCTTTGCTCTCCTATCATGGCCAGAATATATGCTAAGCATTGGGATTAAAAAGTCAAGTAAGAAAGATTCTGTCCCTCTGCCTAAGAGGCCTGTGATCCACTTAAGgagaaagatatgaaaataaattacacCCAGCATTATGGCTGCTGTGATAGAAATTGCCATGGGGCATAAGGATGGCTGTGGTCCAGGGAATCTAAGATGATCCTGATATTCATGCCCTTAGGTGATTCTCTCCCCTTGTGTGGATTGGCCTAGTGGCTCACTTCTAATTGGCAGAATATGACAGAAGTGACGGGATATGACTTCTGAGATTAGGTCACAAAGAAGACTGGCTTCCGTCTTGGGTTCCTtggtctatctatctgtctgtctctcacttTTGCTCTTGCTCggagggaagccagctgccatgttgtaagcTGTCCTGTGGAGAGGCCCACTCATGGCAGGAACTGGTGTCTTTGACCAGTAGTCCGCAGGACTTGAGGTTTGCCAACAGCCATGTGCGTGAGCTTGAAAGCAAATCTTCTCTCAGTCAGGCCTTGAAATGAATGCAGCCCCAGCCAATACCTTGACTACAGCCCATAGAGACCCTGAGCCTGAGGCCACCAGCTAAGCTGGACCTAGACCCCAGAAACTGggacaataaatgtttgttgttttaagctgctaaatttggggctcatttgttacacagcagtagataactagtACAGGATATGGGGTGATCAGGTAAACTCCCTGACGATGAAAATACCAACCTCAGGTATCCTTTAGTTTGTGAGGCAATGCATTCCAGTAAAGTTGGCTGTAAACTTTTTTATGAGGAGTCCCAGTTTCACATTATAAAGCTGAAGGTACACCTCTGGTTGGAGAAATACCTCCAGTGATAACTGAAAACTGTCACTGAGAACACATAAACGTTCCTTGGCTGTTGAACATGAAGCTTACCAGAGGGAACCTTACCTGAGCTGCCAGGTCACAGCTCACCAGCAGGTGCAGCTGTCCCTCATCTGCTCTAATGTAGCACCCTCAAAAAACCTCTCTAGATTTTAGATTTTCCAACGTAAAATAAgtttctaggttcatccatttCTGCCCTCACACCTTTACATCTTTAGTCTGGCAGAAGCTTAGAGATAGGAATTGCCTGTTTTCTGGTTCCAGATTCAAGTTTATCAAAGTGTTGCCTGCCTTTACTGAACCTCAGACATAATTGGGCATTGTTCTGCCCATCACCGGAGTTGACCAGGTAACAATAGATTAACTCAGGTGCATCCTAGGTGTTCACCGGGCTGTCCTGGGTTCCCACGACTGAAACCCCGAGCTTCCAACCTGGCTTAATCATGCATCTCATTGTTCTGAATCCACTTAGAGAATGGAAACTATTTGCCTCTTAAATTCCTGCACGTTCCCCGCTGGGAGTCTGCCAAAAGTTTGCTTCTCTCATTTCCGTCAAGAACTGCCCAAACTCCATCAGTCTTTTCAGTGTTTCTTGACATTTGCTAACCTTTAAATCCCAAATTGTGCGAGGCCTGGAGATTTTCCCAGTGTGGTTGTActtctccacttaaaaaaaaaaaagggaatttcaTCTCCAAGCATTTTCATCTCACTTCTTGCCCATCATTTGAAAACAGTCCTGTTATTTTCACTGAGCAAGTTACCTTGCTGAGTGTGCCTGAGAGGCACAAAGAGTTTATTCAGACAGACACATAAGTAACGAATCTAGCCTTGGACTCAGAGTCTGTCAGAGCTGAGTCCTTGGAAGAATCTAGTTCAAGGACAGGGAACTCAAATCCCTTCAAGGGTCGGCAGGTCATGGAAATGAGGGTCTCTGCCAAGCAGGGGATACCAGGGCCTACTTCAGGCTGAGAAGGAGACATACTTCTGAGCTCAAAAGCCTCCCAAATGCATTAGAAgtgaagacttttaaaaacactgctggcagatgtagaggatggacttgaggacacggggagggggaatgggaaggtgggacgaagtgagagagtggcatggacatatatacactaccaaatgtaaaatagatagcgagtgggaagcagccgtatagcacagggagatcagctcggtgctttgtgaccacctagaggggtgggataggaagggtgggagggagacacaagagggaggagatgtggggatatatgtatatgtagctgattcactttgttataaagcagaaactaacacaccattgtaaagcaattatattccaataaagatgtttttaaaaaagtaactagaaaaaaaaaaaaaaaaacactgctggCTGAACACCACTCTTTCAGGGGCTTGTAAATAAGGAAACGGGCCCAGGGAGAATAAGTGGTCAAGGCCACTTAGCAGCAAAGCTGTCACCAAGCCCACATTTCCAGTTCCCGGTCCCATGTGCCCTCCTCCCTGCTCACAGTGCTGTAGGGTGCACCATGAATACCCGGAAAGCACACACTTAGCTCTTGTGTCCCCTCTCCATTGAACATAGATTTTccccttaacatttttttttttggcctcactacgcggcatgcagggtcttagtcccccgaccagggatggaacccgtgccccctgcagtggaagcagggagtcctaaccgctggaccgccagggaagtgccgCCCATCCCCGACCTTAACATTTTTAACTTTCAGAAACTGAGATGCAATTCAACACTTAAGTGCATTCAGTGTGGCCCTATCCTCTTTGTTTCTTACCCCTGCAGCATAGCCAATCAAAGAGTGACCTACAGTCGAGGGAACGTGATGTAACTTCTAATTCAGAGCTGCAGTCACTGAGACCCGAGGGCCTAGGTTGAGCCCTTGGTCCCTGGCGGTGCCCGCAGCCCGGCTGACTATGGGAGAGAGGAGGAACACGAGGCAAGAGCAGAAGGCAGGCCACCGGCATCCTTACCATTGACCTCTTCTCGGGATTTGGGGGACCGCTTGCCTCGCTTCTTGAGGAAATTCAAGGCATCTGATTCCTGCATGAAGATCTTCCCTTCCGCGCCTGAAACCCGAGAGAAGCTGGTCACAACCGGCATATGCTCACCAGGGCTACCTCGGGAGCCCCCTGGGTGGCCCCGGCACTCACCTTCCTGCACCTCTTGTCCGGCCAACCGCCTGGTGCCCACCGCCACAGCAGTCCCCTCCCGCAGGGCTGTGGGACGAGAGCACAGCGTGAGGGCTGCTGCACCCCAACAGGAGCCCTCACCCTGAGCCAGGCCGGGACAGTCCTTCCCAGGGCTGTGACTTGCCCTGGAGACTGGATTCCTCAGATACCAGCCACACAGCCAACTTCCCCAAGAAATCACCAGGCGTGCTGGTTTCTGTGTACTGTGTTGTGTtatacacacagaaacacacacaccgaGGTACAGCCTTCTTAACAGAAGGTACACCCTCTGCCTGGCCACCTGAGCAGCCTCACCTAACACCAAGGCCGTCCTGGGGCCTCCGCATACTCACTGGACAGGAGCACAACGGCCGAGAGACAGCAGATGAGGAACAGCTGTCTCCAGGCCATCTTTGCAAAGGCCGAGGCTCTGTCTGGGAACTGCAGACACAGGGTTCTACAGATCCTGAGGCTGCCAGGTCCTCACTTCTGTGTCAGGCAgatcaggaaggagagagagaggcaggaggctggggtgctactgaggggggtggggggtggggagtgggaggggtcCCGGCCACGACTTCCATTGGCCGCGCCTGCCAGAGCACCGGAGATGTTTTTGGCACCTTGCAAACCACACAGAAGCAGTCTGTCATCGGAGCCTCAGCCAGGACAGTTCTGAAGTGGCCTTTCCAAGATCCGCACCCAAGGAGTTACCTCAGAGTCAGGATTCCAAAGACCAAGGGCAAATTTCAAAGAGCCCCTGGCATCTGCTTCAGGGGAGGTGGGGACTCTAGTCCTGGAAGCTGAAGCatgcggggggcggggtgggggctcAATGGGGGACTTTGACTCAGCTGTCAGACCAGGAGGGACCATAAGGCTGGAAGAGCCCCCCTTAGTGTGACTCTGGCATGGACACGTGGGCCATTCTGACAGTAGCCCCCGACTTGACATGTTCCCCGCTGATGCTCACTGTCAAGCAAAGCAAAGACCCCTTGGCCTGGGGCCCCAGAGCCCTTTCAAGACATCGAGAAAGAGAGGCAGCCTTCCACGGGAGAGAGGCGGAGCACAGTGTGTAAAGAGCCCCTCCTCTGGGCACGCTTCTCACGGCACACCCCGTGTAGGGGAGGAAATGCATTCCCAGAAATGGAAATGCTGATGGAATCCGAGCCCTACGGGGCCATCAGAGCCCAGTCCCTTAGGAGCTTTGTTCTTGACACTGTCATGTAGTTTGAACCGTCCAAAGAGTTGCCTTTGCGCATTGTTTAGAATCGTCCTAATAGTGACCATCCCTAGACCCACCCACATTAAGCTCCCCTTTCATCAGACACGTAGTAACGTCCCACATGTACTTGGACCGTTGGCAGGAAAAGAATGTTAATAGCGGAAAAATAAGCAAGGCACggcaaacaaaataaatgggtTGTTTTCCAGTGGAGGGAAGTGCGACTGACACCTCTGCCAGCTCTCGGTGGCTGTGAGCACACAGAGGGCTCCCCTTCAACACTGGCTGACCTCACTTAACCAGGTGCGGGTGGGTTCTGCATGATCGACCCAGGAGGGGCAATACCCATGAGGACACATCAGCAAGGATTCATCTGTCAGGTTGACTAGCTGTCACTTGGAAGAGGGAAGGGCCAGGAGACAGAGCGATGTTGATGGGACTTGTGAGTGAGAAAGTGGGTGTGTGAAATACCTGTGGCATCCTTGATACACTAATTCTTCTTGCTGCCTTTTTTAGTTCCATTCATTTCAACCATGAATATTTATCGAACACCTACTCTAAGCCAGGCACCTGTGCTAGTCACACGCTCACCAGCTTTTAGTAAATCTGCCCAACGTTTCCAAAGTACCTTCCGCCTCAGGTCGGACACTGTGCATCCACTGTCCACGCAGAAAGGCTTAGGGAAGAATCTCAAGCCCTAGGAAGTTCTCTCAGACCCAGCCCGGAAGAAAAGGGCAGGAGATCCAGAATTCACTGAATGGAGGATGGAGGCTTGCAATGGGATGTAAGCTTTGTTCTGGAAAAACAAGCTTACATTTCTTACATACCAAGGCTGGTGGCCTGAGATTTCTATCGGCTACACTGATGCACTCCAAGGAATGGTCTGGCCACGGCTGGTCTCAAAGTATAATCTCTCAGTTCTTCCGGAGCTTTCTCTCCTTCTAGACCCTTTGGTGTCTACACTTCCCACCCTCTTGCATTTTGCACCTTCAGCTTGCCCACCTCTGGGGCTGCTCACTGCACCTGGCTGTGCTGCAGAGGTGGCCTCCTCGTGACATCATACCCCAGAGCATAACAAGCCACCCACCTCAAGGCAAAAGCATGATTGTAATGCAACTATAATTTTATGAATGTACTAAAACCCATTGAATCGTACACTTTACGTGGGTGAATTGCATGGTATGTGATCAACATCTCAAAACTGTTACAAAAACACATGTatagggtacttccctggtggtgcagtggttgagactccgtgctcccaatgcaggggtcccgggttcgatccctggtcagggaactagatcctacacgcatgcggcaactaagagttcgcatgccactactaaggagcccgcctgccgtaactaagacccagtgcaaccaaataaataaatattcaacaacaacaaaaacgtgtatatacacatatattacacaATATGGAAACAGCTTCAGGATACTCATCTGTAGGGGtcatgggggttgggggaaggtcAGGAAGACTTTAAAGAAGCACTGATGGCTGAGATGAAGCTTGAAAGATGAGGGTTTCCAGAGCCCGGTTAGACGGAAGGCATTGTCAAAGGGCCCAGAGAAATGAAGCCCTTTTGAGAAATTGCAGGCAATGAGCAATAGCAGAGCACGGGAGCACACGGAGGGGCTGGAGGTAGCCAGGACCTAGGTCACGGTGTGAGGGGTCTGGCCTCCATCCTTGTGAGACTAGTATGGCAGCTGTAAGCACATATCCCAGGACCAGTCCCCCAGTTCAGCCCCAGCTCTGGACTGAACCAGCtgcatggccttgggcaagtcattttacctctctgtgcccaaTTCCCTCTTCTGTCACACAGATTGATATGAGGATTGGAGACAATGCATCCACGGTTCTTAcagcagtgcctggcacgcaCAGACCATTCTATATGTGTTTGCCCTCATGACACAATAATGAACCATTGAATGATTTTGAGCAGGGAAGTGacgtgagggtttttttttaggaACACCACACCCGTGATGTGGAGGGTGAGAGGGATTAGACTAAAGTGGAGACAATGAGAGAAGGCTGTTGCATTCGTCCAGGTGAAGCTCAGGAATGGAGAGGACAGATatttaaaaagattgaagaaaTAGAATCAGTGAGACTTGATGACTTATTAGCTCAAGGGAGTGACGGATTGGGAGGTGTGCATTTCAGGTGGCTCCTGAGTTTTTAGTTTGGATAACTGGGTGGATGGATGGTAAGATCATTCTGTGAGgtggagaaaacagaggaagTTCAAGGGGTGTGTCATTGGACAAATCAAGTCCAGTGATCTGTGGATTCAAACCAGGTCTTCTGATGTCAAATCCAGTGTTCTTCCCACCTTCCCACAACCGtaattttgtgaatatactatCCCATCCCCACggtcaattttagaacactttcatcacccccaaaaagaAGTTCCATAcgcattagcagtcactcctcattttCCCCAACCCTCAAAGCCCTGGGCCACCActaacctgctttctgtctctatggatttgcctcttctgaacATTTCacctaaatggaatcataccatgTGCggcttttgtgactgacttctttcacttcaaATACAGTGTTCAAGggtcatccacattgtagcatgcatccatacttcattccttcttattgctAAGTAATGCCATGTTGTacagatataccatattttatttatccattcattggttgatggacatttgggttgtctctaccttttggctattataaataatggtgctatgaacattcttgtgcatgtttttgtgtgggcatatgttttcatttctgttgggtgGATACCTAGATGTAGAATTGTTGGAACATATGGAAACTCCATGTTTAACTTCTGAGGAACTCTCACATTATAACTAAGATGTTCATTTACTTGTCTGTCTCCTTCAATGCTGTGAGGTCTCTTTGAGGAGGAGTTTCCACCTTGTTCATACCTGAGATGGTCTCTGGCACCGAACTGACGCATAAATGTTTCAATAAACATTAATCAAGGAAAATACTCTGGGGTGAGGGCATTAAAGGGAAACATTTATGAGCTCACTTCAATGGGCTATTCATAAGAAGGTACCTACCCAGGGACCTGAAATTTCCAAGTTTATGTATCACTGGGTTCAGGGTCCTTCTCAAGCAGCAGACATGAATTCTGTGGTTCATTTGTGGATTGTCTTAGAGGGCAACTGAGATGGCTTTCATGTTCCCCTCAGTTTGACTGAACTTTAGACAGGTTTCTTTCTGACTGTAAACCCCTGACCTCCCTTTTGTaagaacatttaatttaaaaaacgtGCGCTTGTAAATTCTTACCCTGCACCTTTGAAATGTATGCAAATCTTCTAACCTCTTGCCAGACATTCAAGCCAGGaagtgtctttctcaaggacctgggaatcatgtttttgaaatgaaaacagcAAAGGAGAAAGCACTTCTATCTCACACCAGAGGAGATAGCATTTTTGCCCTCTGTGGGAGGGTAGGCACCTGACTTTGATGGGCACTTTATTCCAATTGTGACggccaattagcaaacacaggtgGCCTGTGATTCCCCCTACCCTAGCTCTTAAAACCTCTCCACGTCTACCATaccatccagcaattccactcctgattatttatccaaagaaaacaaaaacactaattcaaaaagatacatgcaccccaatgttcatagcagaatgatttacaatagccaagacatggaaacaacctaaatgcccatcaacagatgaatgggtaaacaagatggggtatatatacacaatggggtattagccataaaaaagaacgaaatgttGCCATTGGTAGCAACATaggtggacctggagggtattctgcttagtgaaataagtcaggcagagaaagacaaatactgtatgtttcactaatatgtagaatctgaaaaaaacaaatgaacaaatataacaaaacagaaacagacttacagatacggagaacaaactagtggtttccaGAGGGGAGGGTATGGGGGAGGAACAAGATAGGGGAAGGaaattaagaggcacaaactactaggtataaggCTGTAATGTACAGTGCAGGGAATATAgtcgatattttataataactttgtatggagtaTATTCCATAAAAGTATCAAATTactatgtggtacacctgaaactaatatagtattctaagtcaactatacttcaattggaaaaaaaagtctccagcCCTTTGTTTCAGTAGAGTTGAGATCAGTCTCTCTCCTCTATTGCAAtaatctttttatgttttattttttaatttatttggctgtgtcgggtcttagttgcggcatgcgggatcttcattgcggcatgcgggatctttcgttgcagcgtgcgagctcttcattgcggcacgcggacttctctctagttgtggcatggggacGGGGCGCTCctgagcatgtgggctcagtagctgtggcatgcaggcttagttgtccctcagcatgtgggatcttagttccccgaccagggatcgaacctgcgtcacctgcattggaaggcagattcttaaccactggaccaccagggaagtccctactgcaatagtcttgaataaattCTCCCTTGCTTTTTCTGGTGCAGTTTTAACTTTGACAAGGGCACTGACTCAGCATCTCATTTGATCCACCAGGGAAAGAGGGCATAACTCATGTAAGTGGAAATGATCCTTAGGGAGTGGGTCCGTGCAGGTGAGGTCACCAGATGCCATGGCCCAACTGTAAGTGTTATCCTGAACTAAATATAGAAAAACCCGTTGTCTATAGCTGATACTAAGAATATATTATGTTCTttcatttcacttcattttcaATGGACTAATTCTACCCCTGAGCACCTCCCCGTGTGGTAGAGGTGAGTTAAGGATTGTGCCAAAAAGGGGACTCATGACCCTTGGAAGCAGGAGGTCCTCAGAGCTCGGCCCCCTCAGGAGCCCTCACAGAGCACGTAGATGGACACCTTTCCTGCCGCCTCCTCAGTGAGAAGGAAACACCCTATAGATGTGAATGTGAAGGCTTATTTGTTGGGCAAGAGAGTGACAGTTTGCAAAAAATAAAGCTTCAACTCATTTGAAGTGCCTCTGGACCTGACTGTGTTGACACAGGTGGGTGTGGAAAATGAGGACTTCGTGAGTCAGGACAACATTTCTAAAACCTTTCTGGTTTCTTATTTTCCTGTGAAAGACATTCATTTCTCTAAGCACCTAGCCAGAGTGCCATAGAGCTTCTTTATAGCTCTTTCCCTCATGTACCATGGAAATATTATCAGTCCCTGTGAAAATGGTGTCTAGAAGTCTTCTCCTGAAATTAAGTCTGGCAGGAGATGTCTCCATTCAGTGCAGTCGGCACCACTAGGCTAATGTTCTGTTCTCAGTGTGACCAGCAACTTCCTTGAGTTTATAGAGAAAATTATAACCCTTTCTCTGTGTCTTGCTTTCCCCACATGCCATGCAAGGAAGCCAAGAAGCATTTGCCTTCCACCATCACCACTAGGCTATATGACGCATTAGCAGAGAAAGCGCTGAAAAGGGCATGGGGTATTCTACAGCTGCATGGAGTACTGCTGTGAATATCTGAGTTGATATTCAGTAGGCAAGCACTGTTATGGCTAAAACAAGTCACTAAAATATCAAAATACTTCCTTATCAATTGTTCAGTAGCCACTTTCCTGAGCCATCTCTCACCCACTGTTGCCCCAGGTACCCCAGGCTCCCTCGCAGGACTCCTACTTTCCATAGTCCATTATCCAAGGGGATGATGCTTGGCCCGGCGGGGAACCCTGCTCTGCTCCCACAGCTGGCCTTGATTCTGATTGGTCAATGTCTGTCCAGCTAAACATATTAATATCCCTCTGAATTCAGAGATTTCTGATTACTCACGAGTCATCtaaaattacattatattttttcCCACCTCTCCTCTTTGCCACCTTTTGTGTCTCTCACCCCGAAGTACTATCCCTAACCCTCACCAAAAATCCCACACCTATTACAAAGACTCCTGTGCACCGAGGTTTAAAGTATCTATACTTACAAAAGTGAAAAGTGGAAGCAGTCTAAATAAAACAGCAGGGCACACATGATGGTGTATGTGGGAGAGAAGAGTGTGTACCTATTGGAAATGTTGTGAAAGATGGAGAACATGATGGTGTAATAGTTGCTGATGAGAAGCCACAAGAGTGTAGGTAGCCAGAAAGGTGTTCCACCATGACAGGTTCTCCTGGTTTGCTGAGGAATCCCTTTAGAGTAGGGCTGAGTAAAGTAAGTTAGTGATGTaagggaaaggtgagttgggccCATTTTTCTGGAAGGAGATCAATCACCTGGAATGGGTAGATCTTCACTGTTGTGAAAATTAGTCACTTTGGCAGGTCTTATGGGACGGGGAGGGGTTGGAGGggtagaggaggaagaagaggggctggagggatGTTTCAGGTCAGTGAAGGGGGGTCTTGGGCAGGTCCTCACCCAGCATCCCTTGGGCTTCTTGTCAGTGGAAACAGCAAGAGCTGATCATTAAGACTGCTGAGACTTGTCATAGCTTGGGCTTAAGACCCTAGACTGAGAGTCACCTGGGGCTCATCTCCCCGCAAAGAAACAAAGTGAAGGACATTTGTTCTACTACCCGTGGCAGCAACTAGAGCAGAGCACGTAGCTTCCACCTCTGGAGCGCCCTGTGCCACCATGGTCACCTGTGCCCTAACCGTACGAGCCTGAGCCTTGTGACCCAGACTCACCGGCTCCCAC
The genomic region above belongs to Phocoena phocoena chromosome 2, mPhoPho1.1, whole genome shotgun sequence and contains:
- the UCMA gene encoding unique cartilage matrix-associated protein — encoded protein: MAWRQLFLICCLSAVVLLSTLREGTAVAVGTRRLAGQEVQEGAEGKIFMQESDALNFLKKRGKRSPKSREEVNAENRQKLQADELWREHYEEQRNEFENFVEEQNDEQEERSREAIEQWRQWHSDGLYPPYLYNRHHI